From Candidatus Alcyoniella australis, one genomic window encodes:
- a CDS encoding glycosyltransferase family 39 protein, producing the protein MSRAESAPQAVRALHLALVAALLLVTLGAHVALHRAPPYLDTWDHATVSRILLRGGEIYSDAFDETGPGIYWITSGAMALFGDRIAVLLYAATCAVLLNIVLLFAAGVRLGRPNIGLLSALIYALYHPLIQGTAWQSESIITPMMLAAFVLLQSSSRMRTAAVWAGLALFIATLTKQTAWIATIALVALLTVRALRSRERGASQQLLGIGLGLCLPWLLVLGTSLARGTLGTFLDGYLFPLLHYGTAYYVSLATDWHFWLSLPLWWMVLSSLLLLRGRTLPGLDRSLLLTFLAAAVLMALPALFPYHHLPFLTFASLGFCLAIFPPASNRRRLTLVAGMVACVCIAVWLVPRDALLNELVPRGEDLRGQVVKRVRELTQPHDTIAAIPYDSYYYYQSERMPPGRHTFLLPWTTPPFVLDEFLNDYDAHPPQAIVYTFYQVCNTNRVLPKQYLAPLLELISEQYRIDSVYQNGAVLLTPNNGEPDMRVRALLFSDVQCLDLGPEVHAGEFTLDLVLR; encoded by the coding sequence GTGAGCCGCGCGGAATCGGCTCCTCAGGCGGTCCGGGCGCTGCACCTGGCGTTGGTTGCCGCGCTGCTGCTGGTGACGCTGGGAGCGCACGTCGCGCTGCATCGCGCCCCGCCCTACCTCGACACCTGGGATCACGCCACTGTCTCGCGCATTTTGCTGCGCGGCGGGGAAATCTATTCCGACGCGTTTGACGAGACCGGCCCCGGCATTTACTGGATTACATCCGGGGCAATGGCCCTGTTCGGCGATCGCATCGCCGTGCTGCTTTATGCGGCCACCTGCGCGGTGCTGCTTAACATCGTGTTGCTGTTTGCCGCCGGAGTGCGCCTGGGAAGACCAAATATCGGATTGCTCAGCGCGCTGATCTACGCGCTTTACCATCCATTGATCCAGGGAACCGCCTGGCAGTCCGAGTCGATCATCACGCCGATGATGCTCGCGGCGTTTGTCCTCTTACAATCCTCGAGCCGTATGCGAACCGCCGCGGTCTGGGCCGGGCTGGCGCTGTTCATTGCCACGCTCACCAAGCAGACAGCGTGGATCGCGACGATTGCGCTTGTCGCGCTGTTGACGGTGCGAGCATTGCGCAGCAGGGAGCGCGGGGCGTCGCAACAGCTTCTCGGAATCGGGTTGGGATTATGCCTGCCGTGGTTGCTGGTTCTGGGCACCAGCCTCGCCCGGGGTACGTTGGGGACGTTTCTCGATGGCTACCTGTTTCCGCTGCTGCACTATGGAACGGCCTATTACGTCTCGCTGGCCACGGACTGGCATTTCTGGCTGTCGCTGCCACTGTGGTGGATGGTCCTTTCTAGCCTGCTGCTTTTACGCGGCCGAACGCTGCCCGGTCTTGATCGCAGCTTGCTGCTGACTTTTTTGGCGGCCGCGGTTCTCATGGCCCTACCGGCGCTTTTTCCATACCACCACCTGCCGTTTCTCACTTTTGCCTCGCTGGGTTTTTGTTTGGCGATCTTTCCTCCAGCCTCGAACCGCAGGCGCTTGACGCTCGTGGCGGGAATGGTTGCCTGCGTCTGCATTGCCGTTTGGCTCGTTCCGCGAGACGCTTTGCTCAACGAGCTTGTGCCGCGAGGCGAGGACTTGCGCGGACAGGTCGTCAAGCGCGTACGCGAGCTAACCCAGCCGCACGATACGATCGCCGCCATTCCCTATGATTCGTACTACTACTACCAAAGTGAGCGTATGCCCCCGGGGCGACACACCTTCCTGCTGCCTTGGACCACTCCGCCGTTCGTACTCGACGAATTTCTCAACGACTATGACGCGCATCCGCCACAGGCGATCGTCTATACGTTCTACCAGGTGTGCAACACCAATCGCGTGTTGCCCAAGCAATACCTCGCGCCGCTACTGGAGCTGATCAGCGAGCAGTACCGCATTGACAGCGTCTATCAAAACGGCGCGGTGCTGTTGACGCCCAACAACGGCGAGCCCGACATGCGGGTGCGCGCGCTGCTGTTCTCGGACGTGCAGTGTCTGGATCTGGGCCCGGAGGTGCATGCCGGGGAGTTCACGCTGGATCTCGTGCTGCGCTGA
- a CDS encoding glycosyltransferase family 39 protein produces MILTATVLFYRLPVLSESFCNPDLGTPAYAARLVGQGRCPYSEATVTKPPGSVLIFALGFKLFGPRLLPIYIFALLCAVGACLALYRIAEQALDRRSGLLAGGAYALYQAELMSGSICPNFESWAILPSLLSLMLLLNRRVGVWHLLGAGACVAVALWMKQVALLFVVAALLLALIRRDRSRTRPAALGLVLVGLAAGSLPFVIAMADLGCLGAMFEQLAPGRLSNYFAIGSASRGEFALAQLGRFLSSNFWLVCLAAVGLATSLFWPAWRAVGRARIGVWIYCVAALGATLAGGRFTSHYFVLLPPYLCLLGALTLGLLLRAAPRRLGAVLLALACLGLGLDNRPETRLAALSLNGVWSDGKPLTRRIFELNHAAQLEPQQVNEMLGHLEWQPTLRKVGRRLSAHLRSGETIWCYDYLPELYLFSGALSPTRFQENFDVVSGEEIAHPNYGHWQSAISPELQSNREQLLAQLAADPPRFIVRLAYDCPQEYDAPTAKPADWPRNAWGDPLALCQPRAALFDELESLLQRDYVAFDLPGNNVVEVFEHRPQIPYATRPRAQSEGWLIEPWLPPGELAAATDVAIDSDGALYAAEAWDTISRIKFGDRGARASNAVDDPSTPQVERLRAYSLEADPGGGLWAYNFVLGEIYRLRRSEAGNLTVETLAFDELTTTMESTLAVLSDGTLLVGVNRPGSRSELWRLGREDRTLKRLAQYDGTLKALVDDGGDAAICGLDRELYRCDPQTGELGPALCELPEPLSHNGLAMGLRGELYASTGDWQERGWLLRLVPQRDGLRVERIYRTPGPGIQGICLDGDALLGVSRLSGDLYRAPLERIDANADYRLIVGNGIAVPQMLAARRSGLGQRMLYVVDGESGRIMALSDPRNAPRELAREPLYNHIGSRMAIDGSGRLLFTVCAPGFESQHGLYRLDPGTYRPQRLALEPPDHEPARPCSAAVGLEGETLVADTKENGRILSLTPTGEAQVLVDRGQAPSLRFPTGLLVEPDGSLLVSVSLGDTPRLAGVPRCDTVLRLQRDAEGRWSEHSVFSGVGRPGPERQSRLVNDFVAGPEGTLYVATDEQLFAVSAPYEPGSERMIADGFGYALGLALDHDGGLLLSDGRNSAIWRLEHPELR; encoded by the coding sequence TTGATTCTAACAGCGACGGTGCTGTTCTATCGCCTGCCGGTGCTCAGCGAATCGTTCTGTAACCCGGACCTGGGCACACCGGCCTACGCCGCGCGACTGGTCGGCCAGGGACGTTGCCCCTACAGCGAGGCCACGGTCACCAAGCCGCCGGGCAGCGTGTTGATCTTCGCACTGGGTTTCAAGCTGTTCGGGCCGCGGCTGCTGCCGATCTACATCTTCGCCCTACTGTGCGCCGTGGGGGCCTGTCTGGCGCTTTACCGCATCGCCGAGCAGGCGCTGGACCGTCGCAGCGGGCTGCTGGCAGGCGGAGCCTACGCGCTGTACCAGGCCGAGCTGATGTCAGGCTCGATCTGCCCCAATTTCGAGAGCTGGGCGATATTGCCCTCGCTGCTGAGCCTGATGCTGCTGCTAAACCGGCGGGTCGGGGTCTGGCACCTGCTCGGGGCCGGGGCCTGCGTTGCTGTGGCGCTATGGATGAAGCAGGTAGCGCTGCTGTTCGTAGTTGCGGCGCTGCTGCTGGCGTTGATCAGGCGCGATAGATCCCGCACGCGTCCGGCCGCCCTGGGGCTGGTGCTGGTCGGGCTGGCAGCCGGATCGCTGCCGTTCGTGATCGCCATGGCCGACCTGGGTTGTCTGGGCGCGATGTTCGAACAGTTGGCGCCGGGCCGGCTCTCCAACTACTTCGCCATCGGCAGCGCCAGCCGCGGGGAGTTCGCCCTGGCGCAGCTCGGGCGGTTCCTCTCCTCGAATTTCTGGCTGGTCTGCCTGGCGGCCGTGGGCCTGGCGACCTCGCTGTTTTGGCCGGCCTGGCGGGCCGTGGGGCGGGCCCGGATCGGCGTCTGGATCTACTGCGTTGCGGCGTTGGGCGCCACGTTGGCCGGCGGCCGCTTCACCAGCCACTACTTCGTGCTGCTGCCGCCCTACCTGTGCCTGCTCGGCGCGCTGACCCTCGGATTGCTGCTGCGGGCCGCTCCGCGTCGGCTCGGAGCGGTGCTGCTGGCATTGGCTTGCCTGGGGTTGGGTCTGGACAACCGGCCCGAGACGCGGCTGGCCGCGCTGTCGTTAAACGGCGTGTGGTCAGACGGCAAGCCGTTGACCCGACGGATCTTCGAGCTCAACCACGCGGCGCAGCTCGAGCCGCAGCAGGTCAACGAGATGCTCGGCCACTTGGAGTGGCAGCCGACGTTGCGCAAGGTCGGCCGACGACTGAGCGCGCACCTGCGCTCCGGCGAGACGATCTGGTGCTACGACTACCTGCCCGAGCTCTACCTGTTCTCCGGCGCCCTGTCGCCGACCCGCTTCCAGGAGAACTTCGACGTGGTCTCCGGCGAGGAGATCGCGCACCCCAACTACGGTCACTGGCAAAGCGCGATATCGCCCGAGCTGCAATCCAACCGCGAACAGCTGCTCGCCCAGCTCGCCGCCGATCCGCCGCGCTTCATCGTGCGGCTGGCCTACGACTGCCCGCAGGAGTACGACGCCCCGACCGCCAAACCCGCCGACTGGCCGCGCAACGCCTGGGGCGACCCGCTGGCCCTTTGCCAGCCGCGCGCCGCGCTTTTCGATGAGCTGGAGAGCCTGTTGCAGCGCGACTACGTTGCCTTCGACCTGCCGGGGAACAACGTGGTCGAGGTTTTCGAACACCGGCCGCAGATCCCGTACGCGACGCGGCCGCGGGCGCAATCGGAAGGCTGGCTGATCGAGCCCTGGCTGCCTCCCGGCGAGCTGGCAGCGGCCACGGACGTGGCAATCGATTCCGACGGCGCACTCTACGCGGCCGAGGCCTGGGACACGATCAGCCGCATCAAGTTCGGGGATCGCGGCGCGCGTGCGAGCAACGCAGTGGACGATCCGTCGACGCCGCAGGTCGAGCGGCTGCGCGCCTACTCGCTGGAGGCCGATCCGGGCGGCGGACTGTGGGCCTACAATTTTGTCCTGGGCGAGATCTACCGGCTGCGGCGTTCCGAGGCGGGGAACCTGACCGTCGAGACCCTGGCCTTTGACGAGCTGACCACGACCATGGAGAGCACCCTGGCCGTGCTTTCCGACGGTACGCTGCTGGTCGGCGTCAACCGTCCGGGCAGCCGATCCGAGCTGTGGCGTCTGGGCCGCGAAGACCGCACGTTGAAACGGCTGGCGCAATACGACGGGACGCTCAAAGCTTTGGTCGACGACGGAGGCGATGCGGCTATTTGCGGCCTGGACCGCGAGCTGTATCGCTGTGACCCGCAAACCGGCGAGCTGGGTCCGGCGCTGTGCGAGCTGCCCGAACCGCTGTCGCACAACGGCCTGGCAATGGGGCTGCGAGGCGAGCTCTACGCCTCCACCGGCGACTGGCAGGAGCGCGGCTGGCTGTTGCGCCTGGTTCCCCAGCGCGACGGCCTGCGGGTCGAGCGCATCTATCGCACTCCCGGCCCGGGGATCCAGGGGATCTGTCTTGACGGCGACGCGCTGCTCGGAGTCAGTCGGCTCTCGGGCGATCTGTACCGCGCGCCCCTGGAGCGGATCGACGCCAACGCCGACTACCGCTTGATCGTGGGCAACGGGATCGCCGTGCCGCAGATGCTCGCCGCGCGACGCTCCGGACTGGGCCAACGGATGCTCTACGTGGTCGACGGCGAGAGCGGACGGATCATGGCTCTATCCGATCCGCGGAATGCGCCGCGCGAGCTGGCCCGGGAGCCGCTGTACAACCACATCGGCTCGCGGATGGCGATCGATGGCAGCGGCAGACTGCTGTTCACGGTCTGCGCTCCGGGATTCGAGTCGCAGCACGGCCTGTACCGTCTCGATCCGGGGACCTACCGGCCGCAGCGCCTGGCGCTGGAGCCCCCGGATCACGAGCCCGCGCGACCGTGCTCCGCGGCCGTCGGACTCGAGGGCGAGACGCTGGTGGCCGACACGAAAGAGAACGGGCGAATCCTCAGTCTGACTCCCACGGGCGAGGCCCAAGTGCTGGTCGACCGCGGTCAGGCCCCCTCGCTGCGTTTCCCAACGGGGCTGCTCGTCGAGCCCGACGGCTCGCTGCTGGTCAGCGTCAGCCTCGGCGACACGCCGCGCTTGGCCGGGGTGCCGCGCTGCGATACGGTGTTGCGCCTGCAGCGCGACGCCGAGGGCCGCTGGAGCGAGCATTCGGTGTTCAGCGGCGTGGGCCGACCGGGCCCCGAGCGCCAGTCGCGGCTGGTCAACGACTTCGTGGCGGGCCCCGAGGGCACGCTGTACGTGGCCACGGACGAACAGTTGTTCGCCGTGTCCGCGCCCTACGAACCGGGCAGCGAACGGATGATCGCCGACGGATTCGGCTATGCCCTGGGCCTGGCCTTGGACCATGACGGCGGGTTGCTGCTCAGCGACGGCCGCAACAGCGCGATCTGGCGGCTCGAACATCCGGAGCTCCGGTGA
- a CDS encoding radical SAM protein codes for MKILLVNPLCDLRLICGGYRHFHTPIPPYGIASLAASLIQAGHEVQIVDHFADRPSFDQQVRSLIESEADLIGISLLTTAVGAVQRLIAAARQRADRPLRFVLGNLHATLFHEQLVHSGVAEYVIRGEGEGPLCELADRLAAGEALEDVAGLTYAGPDGPRVNPVVQQATDLDLLPFPAWNLLDLNNYRSAPLLGFDDIAIPALASRGCPFHCSFCAQREMGAEFRALSPQRVADYFQWVHDEFGLRTLGFIDACFPPRRDFGNLFADELRQRGLIGKLRFATELRVDQADIEVLQPLAEAGLTTVMLGFESGDQQVLDSVHKGQTIEQSRRAMAACKQLGLHTVGFFIIGLPGETEATIRSTARFAVELDCDIAKFNLAVPYPGTELLQSLGERGTMSSDRFERFSSWYDDPDDQGLIFVPQGLSARRLKFFQHWAMWRFYVRPRMILRHLRLGIITPKNMAIGFYVLLEGLISGLRGRLRRKI; via the coding sequence GTGAAGATCCTGCTGGTCAATCCGCTGTGCGATTTGCGGCTGATCTGCGGCGGATACCGCCACTTCCACACGCCGATCCCGCCCTACGGCATTGCGAGCCTCGCCGCGAGCCTGATCCAGGCCGGTCACGAGGTGCAAATCGTCGATCACTTCGCCGATCGCCCGAGTTTCGACCAGCAGGTGCGCAGCCTGATCGAGTCCGAGGCCGACCTGATCGGCATCTCGCTGCTGACCACTGCCGTGGGCGCGGTACAGCGACTGATCGCCGCGGCGCGGCAACGCGCGGATCGTCCCCTGCGCTTTGTGCTGGGCAACCTGCACGCCACGCTGTTCCACGAGCAGTTGGTGCATAGCGGCGTGGCCGAGTACGTGATTCGCGGCGAGGGCGAGGGGCCGCTGTGCGAGCTGGCCGACCGTCTGGCCGCAGGCGAGGCGTTGGAGGACGTGGCCGGGCTGACCTACGCCGGTCCCGATGGGCCGCGGGTCAATCCCGTTGTGCAACAGGCCACGGATCTCGACCTGCTGCCGTTTCCCGCCTGGAACCTGCTCGACCTCAATAATTACCGCTCGGCTCCGCTGCTGGGGTTTGACGACATCGCGATCCCGGCCCTGGCCTCGCGCGGCTGTCCGTTCCACTGCTCGTTCTGCGCCCAGCGCGAGATGGGAGCCGAGTTCCGCGCGCTCTCGCCGCAACGGGTCGCCGATTACTTCCAGTGGGTGCACGACGAGTTCGGCCTGCGCACCCTGGGATTCATCGACGCCTGCTTTCCGCCGCGACGCGACTTCGGCAACCTGTTCGCCGACGAGCTGCGGCAGCGCGGGCTGATCGGCAAGCTGCGTTTCGCCACGGAGCTGCGCGTGGATCAGGCCGACATCGAGGTGTTGCAGCCGTTGGCCGAGGCCGGGCTGACCACGGTGATGCTCGGGTTCGAGTCCGGCGACCAGCAGGTGCTCGACAGCGTGCACAAGGGCCAGACCATCGAGCAGTCGCGCCGGGCCATGGCCGCCTGCAAACAGTTGGGCCTGCACACGGTGGGCTTTTTCATTATCGGCCTGCCCGGCGAGACCGAGGCCACGATCCGCAGCACTGCGCGCTTCGCCGTTGAGCTTGACTGCGACATCGCCAAGTTCAACCTGGCGGTCCCCTATCCGGGCACCGAACTGCTGCAAAGCCTGGGAGAGCGGGGCACGATGTCGTCCGATCGCTTCGAGCGTTTCTCGAGCTGGTACGACGACCCCGACGACCAGGGGTTGATTTTCGTGCCCCAGGGGCTCAGCGCCCGGCGGCTGAAGTTCTTTCAGCACTGGGCGATGTGGCGTTTCTACGTGCGGCCGCGAATGATCCTGCGCCACTTACGCCTGGGGATCATCACCCCGAAGAACATGGCGATCGGCTTCTACGTGCTGCTCGAAGGGCTGATCAGCGGACTGCGTGGCCGCTTGCGCAGGAAAATTTAA